The window GGTGCTCGGCTCGCCCGGGATCAACCCCTACAAGCTCGGCTTCGAGTTGTGGACGCACGTAGAGCTGCGGGCCGCCCGCCGCGACGTGATCGACCGCCTGCTCCGCGTCGAGGGGGTGACGGCCGAGAACTTCCACGCCCGGATCGACCTCGACGAGGTCGCCGAGGCGCTCGAACCCCATCCCGCGATCGCCGGCGCGGGACCCGCGACGCTCGACGAGCTCGCCGAACTCGCCGCCGACGGCGACCCGCGGGTCGACGCCGAAGCGGTCGACCGGGCGCTCTCGGCCCGGACCGACGACGGGGGGTTCGACCCCGACGCCGGCCCGGACATCGAGCACTACCCGTGGAAGCTCCTCACCCGCGAGGGGCTGGCGGAGCGCCACTACGTCCTCTCGCGACCGGAACACCGCGGCGCGCTGCGCGACATCTCGCGGGAGACGCTGACGGAGCGTGCCCGGTACATGTTCGACGTCGACCGGTACGCGACGGTCGACGAGGCGCTCGCCGACGTCGACCGGACCGCCGGTTGGGACCGGATGTTGGAGGTGCGCGAGAGCCACAACGACGTGACGTTCATCGACGCGTTCCTCACTGACGAGTTCGTCCGCGAGGGGAACTACTTCACCTACGAGTACAGCCGGGCGGCCGAAGAGCACCGCGTCGCGAGCGTCGACGCCGACGACGTCCGCCGGAAGCTCCTCCTCCAGTTCACGAACTTCGGGAAGCCGACGGTCGTCGTGCTCGACGGCAACTTCCGGAACCGGGGCGAGCTCCTCTTGGGTCACCGGTTCAACGGGGTCGCGATCGACGAGGAATCCGCGAAGGAGACGCTAAAACGGGTCTTCGAGCTGTGGGGGCGCCCCGTGAACCTCGCGACGATCCGCGTCGAGTACTCCGACGAGGCGATCCGGCGGGCGAAGCGCCGGGGGACCGAGCCGGAGGGCGAGGAGGTCGGCGTGCGGTTCCAGTACGACGGCGGCGAGGTGACCGAACACGACCTCGACCCGGAGATCCGCGAGCGGATCGCGGCCGACGAGGTCGACTACGACACCAAGCCGGACGACTGGCTGGCGTGAGCCGGCGGCGAGACCGGGCCGCGACCCGGGCTTTCCCCGGCGACGCGGCCGGACAGCGCTCTCGATCTCACGACAGCGACGCGACAAGCGCGGCGACGGCCTCCGTCTCGTCCTCGTTGATCCCGTGGCCCATCCCCTCGTAGATCCGCTCGTCGACGTCGGCGCCGAGCGCCTCTAACACCGCGGTCGTCTCGTGGACGCGCTCCTCCGGGATGTGCGGGTCGACGTCACTGCAGCCGAGGAACGCCGGGGTTCCCCCGAGCGCCGCGGCGACGTCGCCCTCGATCTCGGCCGCCGCGTGCGAGCGGTAGTCGTCGACGTCGATCGACTCGCCGATCAGGCCGCCGCTCAGGACCGCGAGCCCGCCGTATCGAGCCGGGTTCCGCGCGACGAACTCGCTCGCGAGGCAGGCGCCCTGCGAGAATCCGGCGACGAGGACGCGCTCGGTCGGGATCCCGGCGTCCGTCGCCGTCTCGACCGCGCGGGCAACGGCGCGGAGCCCGGAGCTCCGGCCGGGCTCGTTGTCCGCGACGGGCGCGAGGAAGGAGTTCGGGTACCAGGTGTTCGCGGCCGCCTGCGGGGCGAGTAGTGAGAGACCGGAGGTCTCTCTGACAGCCGGCGGCGAAGCCGCCGACGAGAGCGCAACGTCGCCGGCGCCCGCGACCTCCTTGCCGAAGCCGACGATGCTCCGCGCGGTCGCGCCGCGGCCGTGCACGAGGACGACGGCGGCCTCGGCGTCCGCGACGGGGGTCCCGGCCGTCACCAGCTCCTCGTCGGCGTGGGGGTCGTCTCCCGCGTGAGGCGTCCGGCCGCTCATACGCCGACGCCCGCGTCCGCGTCGGGCAGGTCGTGCTTTATCACCGGGAGGCCGATCTCCTCTAAGGCCGCCTTCATGTGTCGGTCCTTCGCGAAGTCGGCGCCGTCCTCCTCGCGGAGGCGCTGGGCGGTCGCGAGCACTTCGCCCTTCCGGTCGTCCGGGATCTCGTACTTGTCGGCGGAGAGCTCGATGACGAGGCCGTTGTTGTCCTGCGTGTAGATCGAGTGGAAGATCCCGCGGTCGAACACGTTGTATCCCTTGCCGGCCTCCTCTAACGCCGCCATGATGTCCTCGTACTCGTCCGGATCGACGCTGAAGCAGAGGTGGTGGACGGCGCCGGTGCCGGCGCGCTGGCCGCGGGCCGAGGGCCGGTCGTCGCTCACGAAGAACGTCAGGATGCGCCCGTCGCCCGTGTCGAAGAACAGGTGCGTCTGCGACGGGTCGTCGAGGTTCGGCTGGCGGAGGACGAGCGGCATCCCGAGCAGGTCGCGGTAGAAGGCGATCGTGTCGGCCTCGTTGCTTCCCCAGACCGTGATGTGATCGGTGCCGCTGGTGTGGAACGGTGCGTCCGGAAGCTCCGTCGTGACCGGAGCCGCGCTTTCGTCGCTCATACCGGTGGTACGTGACGGGTGCGTATAAAAACGAAAGGGACCCCCGGGTGATCGCCTGACATCGGTGTTATCGCCGTCGAATCGCGAGTGACGATCGCGACTCCCGCCGACGAAGCGGTCGATTTACCCCGCCAACGGCGGATCGGTACCCATGGAGCTACTACTGCACTCCGGCCTCGAACATCCGAACACGCTCTGGATCGCCGTCAGCGCGGTCGTCGCCTTCGCCCTAGGCGTCGGCGTGAGCGTCTACCGGGCGGGAGTGATGGCCACGCTCCGCGACGCGGTCGACGAGTAACGCGGGAGCCCGAACGGAGGGGCGGTCACGGGCGCTGCCAGACCGGCGGGGCGACGCCGAGCGCGCGGACGACGTAGGGGTAGCCGATCGCGACGGCAACGACCAGTCCCGCCGAGAGGAGAAGCCCGGGCGCACCGGCGACCCGTTCGACGAGCGTCAGCACGGCGATCATGAGGAGGAACATCGCGGCCCAGTGCGGGAGGAGCTGTCGGACCTTCTCTGCGGTCGAACTCATGCCTCGGACGACGGGCGCAGGCCATACGAGCGTATCGGGTGGCGTCGCGGTCCGCGAGCGCCAAGCGGAGAATCGTGCCGGAGGAGCGAGAAGCAGGATCGGCGAGAAGAACCGGAATTGGAACGGCAGGCGAACTCAGATCAGTACCGCGAGGGGATGAACGCCGCTCCGAGCAGGAGCAGGGAGGAGAGGAACGCGAGAACCAGCACCCGCGTCAGCCCGCTGTTGTACTGCTGGAACTGGTCGATCTGTGCGACCTGCGACTCGTACTCCTCCATGTCGCTCGACAGCTGCATCGTCGAGGCGTCGGGGAAGTGCGCGACGAAGTCGGTCTCACCGATAGTGACAGTCGCGTGCTGGGTGACTTCGATGCTCTCGGTCTCCGTCGTCTCCCAGACGAGCACCGCCTGGTCCGCCGTGACCTCGTCGACGGTCACGGTGTTGCCGCCGTACTCGAGGGAGTCACCCGCGGCGTACGAGCGCTCCTCGGGTGCCGGGAAGTACTCCTCGGCCGGGACGAGCGTCGACTCGCCGTCCTCGGTGACGACGACGTACTCGCCGTCGTCGCGCTCGACCGTCTCGTTGTCCGCTTGGGGGTCATCCTCGAGGATCGCCTGTCGGTCGAGCACCTCGACGAGCGTGAAGCTATTCGAGTCGTTCCCCTCGGTCTCCACGCGCCACTCCCGGTCGCCGACCTGAACCGTCGACTCGTTCGCCCAGGCCTCCGACTGTTCCACCGTGACGTTGCGCTCGAGCGTCCCGACGATAGAGGTCCCGCCGCCACCGCCACCGTGACCACCGCCGCCTCCCTCCTCGACCTCGGTGATCTCGGCGACGACGTACTCCTCTCCGCCGACTTCGACCGGGTCACCCGTCGAGACTTCGAAGTCGGGGTTTTCGAAGCCGATCTCCGGGCTATCGGCCGTCGCGGTGAGAACACCCGCTCCGCCCGCGATCAGCACGAAGAGCGCGACGTACACGGCCACAGCGCGTCGTTGCATGGTTTCAGCATGGGTCACCCCGTGTATAACGGTTACTAAGCCGCTCCGTCGGGACGGCCGAACCTCGCCACCGCTCTGCCTCGGCCCTACCGGCGGACGACCAGTACGGACAGGTCCGAGAACGGCGTGTCCGACCGCGCGGTGCCGCCGGCGTGGCGCGCGAGCTCACCGACGGTCGTCCGCGTGATCGCCTCGTCGTCGCGGGTGAGCCGCTCGCAGACGAGCGCGACGTCCGACCGCTCGCAGCCGTGATCGAGCAGGTCGCGAGCGATATCGCCGGGCATCCAGTCGAACGGACGCGGGAGGACGAGCAGGTGCCGCTGGCCCGCGTCACGCCGAAGCCGAGCGAGGTCGTCGCCGAGGTCGCCGCTCTTGTGGAGCGTGACGAAGGTCGCGTCCTCCATGGGCGTCCGGCCCCGGCTCGCCGCGACCTGAAGCGAAGAGATCCCCGGGACGACGCGGAAGGCGACCGAACCGCCGGTCGCCTCGTCGAGCGCGCGTTCGACCTTGCCGACGAACTGATAGCCCGAGTGGTTCGGATCGCCCATCAACACCGCTGTCCCCCGCTCCCCGTCCGCGACCCGTTCGGCGAACGTCGCCAGCGCGGTCGCCTCGTCGCGGTAGCCGCAGGCCACGCAGTCGGCGTCCGTGCGATCACGGACGAGGTCGACGACCGTCTCGAAGCCGACGACGACGTCGGCCGCCCGGATCGCTCGCTCCGCCCGCGGAACGAGGTGCTCCGGATTCCCCGGACCGACACCGACGGCGTGCACCACGCGTCCATCGTCGTCCGCGCACGCGGGTTCGGGCGTCGCCGCCGCGTAGTCCGCCGGGTCCGGTCCCGCGTCGAGGTCGTACGAGGCGTCGTCGCTCACGTCACACCCCGACGACGGGCGCCGCGGCTCTCCGGTCGATACCGTGGCCGACGGGCCGTCCGCGGTGCCCCTCCGAGAAGTCGATGCGCCCGGCGAGAGTCGAGTCGTCCACGTGAGCCGGAAACGACACCGAGCGCTCTATACGTTCGGGTTGCGGTAGCCCAGCGAGTGTCACCGGCGACGATCGTCGCTCGACCGTCCACCGCGAACCAGCGGCGGTCACCGAAGCCGCGATGTTGAGGCCGGAGTGTTACGGGTGAACGCGACGGTGCCGATACCCGTCGCTGTCCGACTCGTCGTTCGTGATGAAAATGAAAGCCAAGGGCCGGATTTGAACCGGCGTTGGGCGGCTCTGCAGGCCGCTGCGTCTGACCAGACTCTGCCACCTTGGCGCTGATCGAAAGTACCGCAGTCGAGCGTTTAAGCCTAGCGGTCACGAGCGAGGCCGTGGCCGCCGCTCGGGAAGATATTGAAGACGGCCGCAAACCGGATGGGTTGCGGGCGTGATGTGTGGGGCAATCGCCCCTATGAGTGGGCAGGCGGCGAACCGCGGTTCCCAGAGGATCGCTCACTCCAGTACTTCCCGGTACGCTGGTGGGCTTAACTTCCGTGTTCGGAATGGGTACGGGTGTTCCCCCACCGCTCTGGCCGCCTTTACGCTGACGCTCGGACTCGAACCGAACCTCCCTACACGTCTGTGTAGCGAGACGCCTGTGTCAGTGGTCCCGATCTCCCGATCGGCCGACCGTGTATACGTGCGATCCAGTTACCGCCTGAACTCATGCGAGTGTGGTGTCAGTGCCGTATGATTGTGGCTTCGGTCTGTTAGTGCTCGTGGACTCAACACCTCGTTGCCTCGGTGCGTACATCCCGAGTCTATCGAACTCGTCTTCTACGAGTGACCTCAACGGTACTTCTTTTCCATGTGGGTTTCGAGCTTAGATGCGTTCAGCTCTTACCCCGTGTCGCGTGGCTACCCGGCAGTGCTCTCTCGAACAACCGGTACACCAGTGGCGACCAAACGTAGTTCCTCTCGTACTATACGTTCGTTCACGTCAAGTACCTTGACACCCCCAATAGATAGCAGCCGACCTGTCTCACGACGGTCTAAACCCAGCTCACGACCTCCTTTAATAGGCGAACAACCTCACCCTTGCCCGCTTCTGCACGGGCAGGATGGAGGGAACCGACATCGAGGTAGCAAGCCACCCGGTCGATATGTGCTCTTGCGGGTGACGACTCTGTTATCCCTAAGGTAGCTTTTCTGTCATCTACGGGCCCCATTCCGGAGCCTCGTAGGTTCGCTAGACCACGCTTTCGCGTCAGCGTCACTCGTTGGGAATGACACTGTCAGACCATCTTGTGCTCTTGCGCTCTTCGCCGGATTCCCGACCCGGCTGAGATGATCTTCGGGCGCGCTCGATATCTTTTCGAGCGCGTACCGCCCCAGTCAAACTGCCCGGCTACCGGTGTACTCCTCCCGGAGTGAGAGTCGCAGTCACCGACGGGTAGTATTTCAATGCTGACTCGGTGGCGTGCTGGCGCACGTACCTGTGTAATGTCTCCTACCTATGCTGCACATCGGCGACCACGTCTCAGCGACAGCCTGCAGTAAAGCTCTATAGGGTCTTCGCTTCCCCTTGGGGGTCTCCAGACTCCGCACTGGAACGTACAGTTCACCGGGTCCAACGTTGGGACAGTGGCGCTCTCGTTTATCCATTCATGCAAGCCGCTACTGAAGCGGCAAGGTACTACGCTACCTTAAGAGGGTCATAGTTACCCCCGCCGTTGACGGGTCCTTCGTCCTCTTGTACGAGGTGTTCAGATACCCGCACTGGGCAGGATTCAGTGACCGTACGAGTCCTTGCGGATTTGCGGTCACCTGTGTTGTTATTAGACAGTCGGAGCGCCCGAGTCACTGCGACCTGCTCCGTAGAGAGCAGGCATCCCTTCTTCCGAAGGTACGGGACTAACTTGCCGAATTCCCTAACGTCGGTTCTCCCGACAGGCCGTGGCTTTCGCTGCCAGAGCACCTGTGTCGGATCTCGGTACGGACATCGTGCTTGTCTTTTCACGGGCCCTATGTACGGCTGACTTGCGCTATCTCGCGCTTCGCTCGCTTCGTGCCGTGACGGCTTCCACGAGTTTCCACGATTCGACCGGGCGAAAGCCCGGCTCAGCGTTCCACACGGCGTCGACGTTTACTGCACGATGGCACTGGAATCTTAACCAGTTTCCCGTTGATGCAGTCGAGTTGCGGTGCATCTTAGGACCGGCTGACCCTCGGCTGAGTGGCAGTGCCGAGGAACCCTTGCTCATCAGGCCGTCGAGGTTCTCACCCGACTATCGCTGCTACTGTGACCAGGATTGTCGTTTCTGAACGGTCCACGCGAGCTCTCGCCCGAGCTTCCATCCGAACAGAACGCCAACCTACGCGGTCGCCCTGTCACGGGCGCGGCCAGGTCTCGGTGGTAGATTTGAGCCCCGATCATTTTGGGCGCCTCAAACCTCGGCCGGTAAGCTGTTACGCTTTTCTTAGAGGGTAGCTGCTTCTAAGCTCACCTCCCGGCTGTTTAGGGCTTGAGACCACCTTCGAATCGCACTTAATCTACACTTTGGGACCTTAACCCGGCTCTGGGTTGTTCCCCTCATGGTGCACAGGCTTACCCCGCACACCGGACTCCCTTCGTCTACAGCGCCTGCGGGTTTGGAGTTTGACAGGATGGCCGACTCCTCTCGGAGGCGGGTCATCCAATCGGTAGCTCTACCCCGCGGGCTACCTCGGAAGAGGTCATGCTTCGACATGTTTCGGTTGGAACCAGCTGTTGCCAGGCTCGATGGGCCTTTCACCCCTATGCGCAGATCACGAGAGGATATTGTAGAATACCACCTCTAACGGGCCTCCACGTGGCTTTCGCCACGCTTCACCCTGCCTGCGTATAGATCGCCTGGTTTCGGGTCGCACCCAATTGACTCCCCGCGCTTGAACACGGTGGCCCTCGCACGTATGTGCTGCGGCCGTATCGGTTTCCCTGCGCCTTCCTCGGTTCACGAGTTAGACTTGCCAATCAAGTGCACTCCCTGGGTCGTTTTTCAAAACGCACGACACGACGCCGGCTCGTCTCTCTTCCTACTAGAGAATCGCTTCTCGGTCGTTTTGAGAGACGCCTTGTACGCCCTGTCGCTCGATCGCCAGCTGATTTCAGGCCCTATTGCACCGCCCTTCTCGGGGTGCTTTTCAGCGTTCGCTCACGCTACTTGTTCGCTATCGGTCTCGAGGAGTGTTTAGCCTTCTCAGGGGATGCCTGAGTTGTTCACAGAGGATATCCGACCCCTGCTACTCTGGTATTGACGCCAACGGTACTGCACTCTCGTACGGGGTTGTCACCCTGTGTCACGCTCCGTTCCAGGAGACTTCTGAGAGTGGGTCGCGTTTTGGTTGTCAACCCGAACACCACATTGGTCCGAAGACCTTCGGTTTGGGCTGTGTCGCGGTCACTCGCGGTTACTAACGACATCGCTATTGCGTTCTTTTCCTTCCCTTACTGAGATGTTTCAATTCAGGGAGTTCCCTATTGCGCGTGGCAATTGTAAACGGATTCCGATTCGGAGATCTCATGTTCTTTCCCTCCATGCG is drawn from Halorubrum sp. CBA1229 and contains these coding sequences:
- a CDS encoding SpoVR family protein encodes the protein MRDERVEAKREADSLDEPAEEARELAKRLGLDPYPVRYWVVGHDEMNELIAYGGFQRRYPHWRWGMNYERQRKKDRHGLGKAFEIVNNDDPSHAFLQESNSIADQKAVITHVEAHADFFANNGWFGLYADRGEGGPNAAARLERNADRIAAIADRPDVDRDEVERLVDAVSALEDTIDQHSPVDAARSVEDPGVAEDVNDPDEDPLAAVEERIAELDLSEEVRRDVFDDEWLDAHGEGVEPEEPRPDVLAFLRDHGKRYDPESGKAVDREPWETTVIDAIREEAYYFAGQKTTKVMNEGWATYWESVMMGGEGFAGPDEFLTYADHMARVLGSPGINPYKLGFELWTHVELRAARRDVIDRLLRVEGVTAENFHARIDLDEVAEALEPHPAIAGAGPATLDELAELAADGDPRVDAEAVDRALSARTDDGGFDPDAGPDIEHYPWKLLTREGLAERHYVLSRPEHRGALRDISRETLTERARYMFDVDRYATVDEALADVDRTAGWDRMLEVRESHNDVTFIDAFLTDEFVREGNYFTYEYSRAAEEHRVASVDADDVRRKLLLQFTNFGKPTVVVLDGNFRNRGELLLGHRFNGVAIDEESAKETLKRVFELWGRPVNLATIRVEYSDEAIRRAKRRGTEPEGEEVGVRFQYDGGEVTEHDLDPEIRERIAADEVDYDTKPDDWLA
- a CDS encoding VOC family protein, which translates into the protein MSDESAAPVTTELPDAPFHTSGTDHITVWGSNEADTIAFYRDLLGMPLVLRQPNLDDPSQTHLFFDTGDGRILTFFVSDDRPSARGQRAGTGAVHHLCFSVDPDEYEDIMAALEEAGKGYNVFDRGIFHSIYTQDNNGLVIELSADKYEIPDDRKGEVLATAQRLREEDGADFAKDRHMKAALEEIGLPVIKHDLPDADAGVGV
- a CDS encoding cobalt-precorrin-7 (C(5))-methyltransferase, translated to MSDDASYDLDAGPDPADYAAATPEPACADDDGRVVHAVGVGPGNPEHLVPRAERAIRAADVVVGFETVVDLVRDRTDADCVACGYRDEATALATFAERVADGERGTAVLMGDPNHSGYQFVGKVERALDEATGGSVAFRVVPGISSLQVAASRGRTPMEDATFVTLHKSGDLGDDLARLRRDAGQRHLLVLPRPFDWMPGDIARDLLDHGCERSDVALVCERLTRDDEAITRTTVGELARHAGGTARSDTPFSDLSVLVVRR
- a CDS encoding dienelactone hydrolase family protein; the protein is MSGRTPHAGDDPHADEELVTAGTPVADAEAAVVLVHGRGATARSIVGFGKEVAGAGDVALSSAASPPAVRETSGLSLLAPQAAANTWYPNSFLAPVADNEPGRSSGLRAVARAVETATDAGIPTERVLVAGFSQGACLASEFVARNPARYGGLAVLSGGLIGESIDVDDYRSHAAAEIEGDVAAALGGTPAFLGCSDVDPHIPEERVHETTAVLEALGADVDERIYEGMGHGINEDETEAVAALVASLS